The following proteins come from a genomic window of Diadema setosum chromosome 20, eeDiaSeto1, whole genome shotgun sequence:
- the LOC140243251 gene encoding kelch repeat and BTB domain-containing protein 8-like, whose protein sequence is MTKYSDSNHGSVVLAQLQCLRTEALLIDVSIQVSSEVFACHKSVLCACSPYFKAMFTGGMSESRQETVVIRDIEPLSLRLLLDFMYTGSVTLNDSNVQDVFVTANLLQVMPLIHFCAEYLEKSLSVVNCIGIYCLATSYSCTSLQETAWEFINYNFAQVCGQDEFMSAPSSVVKSIAGSRMLNVSCEGDVFEAVFRWFTKDPESKIQSTRDILKLVGLSSLERTQIARARAEQLLPSLEEGASDFLPENAEESECLGASAGRGIQSAIGSYSRLGMSSQELLLLAGRYGRQHTIFCVHIPSRQCFFLDLPPICRTFGALVTVVDNELYAITNDYQDKSTFHYNHIRKKWTQVSQRLQGRTDFQIQAVNGKIFIMGGLNDWEILNSVECYDPSLDEWHFRTQMPRDVIDFTSAVYRDSIYIFSGSRTMCYNTVTDLWTATLPAMPTPRLRSACVTLGNEIWVIGGSSAQSSTEVPCTQVERYSPDGGKWETGSPLPSLLKFCLATVYKSKLYLCGVWCGVHEMGVNVPVQLHPQFDIYLFDSGRGKYEDIAIDVPLQDVLSCCTAKLFTENITPVVQR, encoded by the coding sequence ATGACAAAGTACTCGGATTCCAATCATGGCAGTGTAGTGCTAGCCCAACTCCAGTGTCTTCGCACAGAGGCCCTCCTGATCGATGTGTCAATTCAGGTCAGCTCAGAAGTCTTTGCTTGTCACAAGAGTGTTCTCTGCGCCTGCAGCCCCTACTTCAAGGCCATGTTCACTGGTGGGATGTCGGAGAGTCGACAGGAGACTGTCGTCATCCGAGACATCGAGCCATTGTCTCTTCGTCTGCTCCTGGATTTCATGTACACAGGCAGTGTCACCCTCAACGACAGCAACGTCCAAGATGTGTTCGTGACCGCCAACCTCCTACAGGTAATGCCACTAATACATTTCTGTGCAGAGTACCTTGAGAAGTCCCTTAGCGTCGTCAACTGCATTGGCATATACTGCCTTGCGACCTCGTACTCCTGCACGAGTCTCCAGGAAACGGCCTGGGAATTCATCAACTACAATTTTGCCCAGGTCTGTGGGCAGGACGAGTTCATGAGTGCGCCCAGCAGTGTGGTGAAGAGCATCGCTGGGAGTCGGATGCTAAATGTGAGCTGCGAGGGGGATGTCTTCGAAGCCGTGTTCCGTTGGTTCACGAAGGACCCGGAGAGTAAGATTCAGAGCACGAGAGACATTCTCAAGCTTGTTGGCTTGAGTTCACTGGAGCGGACGCAAATTGCTAGAGCAAGGGCAGAGCAGTTGTTGCCCTCTCTTGAGGAAGGTGCTTCAGATTTCCTCCCTGAAAATGCCGAAGAGAGTGAATGCTTGGGAGCTTCTGCAGGACGAGGTATACAGAGTGCAATAGGGTCTTACTCTAGGCTTGGGATGAGTTCACAGGAACTGCTGCTCCTAGCAGGAAGGTATGGTCGACAGCACACCATCTTTTGTGTACACATCCCTAGTAGGCAATGTTTCTTCTTGGACCTGCCACCCATCTGCAGGACATTTGGTGCCCTTGTGACAGTGGTAGACAACGAACTCTATGCCATCACCAACGACTACCAGGACAAGAGTACCTTCCACTATAATCACATACGAAAAAAGTGGACGCAGGTGTCCCAGCGGTTACAGGGACGCACAGACTTTCAAATACAGGCAGTCAATGGCAAGATCTTCATCATGGGTGGCCTGAATGACTGGGAAATCCTCAACAGTGTAGAGTGTTATGACCCATCGCTGGATGAGTGGCACTTCAGGACTCAGATGCCGCGAGATGTCATTGACTTCACAAGTGCCGTCTATCGAGACAGCATCTACATTTTCTCGGGAAGCAGGACAATGTGCTACAACACGGTCACTGATCTGTGGACAGCAACTCTCCCGGCCATGCCAACCCCTCGCCTTCGGTCAGCGTGCGTAACCCTGGGCAACGAGATCTGGGTGATTGGGGGCTCTTCGGCACAGTCGAGCACCGAGGTGCCCTGCACTCAGGTTGAGCGTTATTCACCAGACGGGGGTAAGTGGGAGACTGGCAGCCCCCTCCCAAGCCTCCTGAAGTTCTGCTTGGCTACCGTGTACAAGAGCAAACTCTACCTCTGTGGGGTGTGGTGTGGGGTCCATGAGATGGGGGTCAATGTACCTGTCCAGCTCCACCCACAGTTTGACATCTACCTCTTTGACAGCGGCAGGGGAAAATATGAGGACATTGCCATCGATGTTCCCCTCCAGGATGTGCTTTCATGTTGCACAGCCAAACTTTTCACAGAAAATATCACACCAGTGGTTCAGCGATGA